Proteins found in one Labrenzia sp. VG12 genomic segment:
- a CDS encoding cytochrome c biogenesis CcdA family protein: protein MLDVTLGAAFLAGLLSFVSPCVLPIVPPYLCYLAGVSVDELKGDAATAETGRRVVLAAIAFVFGFSVVFVALGATASVIGQSIARYYDILTYVAGGIIILMGLHFLGVFRIGLLFREARIHVESKPAGLIGAFLMGLAFAFGWTPCVGPVLASILFVAGSSDTIWSGAGLLAVYALGIGLPFVLAAAFASQFLKFAGRFRKHMGTVETIMGAMLVLTGLLFVTGQMSTIALWLLDTFPIFSQIG from the coding sequence TTGCTCGATGTTACTCTGGGCGCCGCCTTCCTGGCGGGGCTGTTGTCCTTCGTCTCGCCCTGCGTGCTGCCAATCGTACCGCCTTACCTGTGCTACCTTGCCGGTGTCAGCGTTGACGAGCTGAAAGGAGACGCTGCCACGGCGGAAACCGGCCGGCGCGTGGTGCTGGCAGCCATTGCCTTCGTGTTCGGGTTTTCCGTTGTTTTCGTGGCGCTCGGAGCAACGGCAAGCGTCATCGGGCAATCGATCGCGCGGTATTACGACATTCTCACCTACGTCGCCGGTGGCATTATCATTCTGATGGGCCTGCATTTTCTCGGCGTGTTCCGGATCGGCCTGTTGTTCCGCGAAGCGCGTATACATGTGGAGAGCAAACCGGCAGGGCTGATCGGTGCCTTTCTGATGGGGCTTGCATTTGCGTTCGGCTGGACACCCTGCGTCGGCCCGGTGCTGGCCTCGATCCTGTTTGTTGCAGGCTCCTCGGACACGATCTGGAGCGGCGCCGGCCTCCTGGCAGTCTATGCGCTTGGCATCGGCCTGCCCTTTGTCCTTGCCGCCGCCTTTGCCAGCCAGTTCCTGAAATTTGCCGGGCGCTTTCGCAAGCACATGGGCACGGTGGAGACGATCATGGGGGCAATGCTGGTTCTGACCGGCCTGCTGTTCGTGACCGGGCAGATGTCCACCATTGCCCTCTGGCTCCTGGACACTTTTCCGATCTTCTCGCAGATCGGCTGA
- a CDS encoding VCBS domain-containing protein codes for MGLSNIYYSDWLGGLVINGSAANTTITNTTIKDLAEQLPWYPVHWQKNKLDQLLSSSDPLAGNDLIFGGQGDDFIESSSGNDRIFAGGGDDTIDGGTGTDWVFAGSGNDTGIFSDTNTDGYDLYSGGSGYDTLVLNLSLEDYQNSKSDIEDFISNLNTFWSYIPFTFQDLGLVAYGWEELKIIVDPEIQSSDAKLISETENVTGSSETVSATGSLQFADDAFSEHTVSANLHSATWSGGDLSAAALEQLSLGFAADLGSVVDGEGMIDWSFSIEDARLDFLAADQHLEVVFEVNIDDGQATDSGFVTVTISGANDAPTAQNIAAVMDEDTGSVLLTPQFTDPDLGDIHVVSFEDSEVSLSAGLSDITDNGDGTFTYVASDSYDNLGLGDSTTETLFYTVTDGSGATSTASVTITIEGRNDDPMLQAGALAATEDGDAVDLDLSALGSDIDSDDDGSSLTYTVSGAPDKGEVTVDGTVLSFDPSGAFSHLQTGETEDVLIEVTATDAHGATAVNTITVTVTGAAGEPLFSAEDLSTGRIEYEFQGFDLETGEVKTPDFPGMPEIPGSDFTFAYNGNTPPEGVNAVLFQNQTPENPVEIAFLDEIALGSLTQADVDGAVYTTQLVDLPFEADDTILLRTADGNVFAIGNTAEFDQPGDDFTVSFEYAQVSGTTGGTPLFTVDDYSNGRVVFEQQGFDLETGTVKEADYPLQLNIPGTDFSFFYNGNQPPEGFNATLFQNQSAENPVQIAFIDEVDLDTLTQADVDSAVFTTDLVDMLLEDDDTILVKTGDGNVFAIGNTVEHDLPGEDNSVSFDYVQVEGITPPPPDGVLSAEDLSTGEVEFMFEGFDLETGTAQFGTFPFDFDFLDADFMFDYDQTTPSDGTNAIFVQNGSPLNEAQIAFFDETSLLNLTQAQIDSAVFSSEQLQQPFESDDTVLIKTWDGNVYALGNAVERDQPGGDYKVSFDYALIESDPSDPLFSPEDFSNGRIQFESQGFDLETGEVKDAQFPGDLNIPDSDFNFVYNGNPPRENTNAVLFQNQSPDNPVEIAFLDGVDLDELTQRDVDTAFFTTSLVSNLFEADDTVLLRTGDGNVFAVGNSVEHDLPGEDFSVSFDYANLTDLF; via the coding sequence ATGGGGCTTTCCAATATTTATTATTCCGACTGGCTCGGCGGGCTGGTTATCAATGGCAGCGCTGCCAACACCACCATCACCAATACCACGATCAAGGACCTTGCCGAACAATTGCCTTGGTACCCGGTTCATTGGCAAAAAAATAAATTGGATCAATTACTTTCGAGCAGTGATCCGCTCGCCGGAAATGACCTGATCTTTGGTGGCCAGGGAGACGATTTCATTGAGTCCTCCTCAGGCAATGATCGGATTTTTGCCGGTGGTGGAGATGATACCATCGATGGCGGAACGGGAACGGACTGGGTTTTTGCCGGCTCCGGCAACGATACCGGGATTTTTTCCGACACGAACACCGACGGCTACGACCTCTATAGCGGTGGCAGCGGTTACGACACGCTTGTTCTGAACCTGTCACTTGAAGACTACCAGAATTCGAAATCAGACATCGAAGATTTCATTTCGAACTTGAATACGTTCTGGAGTTATATTCCTTTCACGTTTCAAGATCTTGGACTCGTTGCCTATGGCTGGGAAGAATTAAAAATCATTGTTGATCCAGAAATTCAATCATCAGATGCAAAATTGATTTCTGAAACAGAGAATGTAACGGGATCGTCCGAAACGGTCTCTGCGACAGGCAGTCTGCAATTCGCCGACGATGCTTTCTCCGAACACACGGTATCCGCCAACCTGCACAGCGCAACCTGGTCGGGCGGGGATCTTTCCGCTGCTGCCCTCGAACAGCTCAGCCTCGGCTTTGCAGCCGATCTCGGCAGTGTCGTTGACGGAGAAGGTATGATCGACTGGTCCTTCTCGATCGAGGACGCCCGGCTTGATTTCCTTGCCGCCGACCAGCATCTGGAGGTGGTTTTTGAAGTCAACATCGACGATGGCCAGGCGACGGACAGCGGGTTTGTCACTGTAACGATCTCCGGAGCAAACGACGCTCCGACGGCCCAGAACATCGCTGCGGTGATGGATGAAGATACTGGCAGCGTGTTGCTGACACCGCAGTTTACGGACCCGGATCTCGGCGATATTCATGTTGTCTCGTTCGAGGATTCCGAAGTGTCGCTGAGCGCTGGCCTCAGCGACATCACGGACAACGGAGACGGCACATTCACTTATGTCGCGAGCGACAGCTACGACAACCTTGGCCTCGGTGACAGCACGACGGAAACACTGTTTTACACCGTCACCGACGGCTCTGGCGCCACATCAACCGCGTCCGTCACCATCACGATAGAGGGCCGCAACGACGACCCGATGCTCCAGGCCGGCGCCCTTGCCGCGACCGAGGACGGTGACGCCGTCGATCTCGACCTTTCCGCGCTCGGGTCCGATATTGACAGCGATGACGATGGCAGCTCGCTCACCTATACGGTCAGCGGTGCACCCGACAAGGGAGAGGTCACTGTCGACGGGACCGTCTTGTCCTTCGACCCGTCCGGCGCCTTCTCCCATCTGCAAACCGGTGAGACCGAAGACGTCCTCATCGAAGTAACCGCAACCGACGCACACGGCGCAACGGCAGTCAATACGATCACCGTCACAGTGACGGGAGCCGCAGGCGAGCCGCTGTTTTCCGCCGAAGACCTCAGCACCGGGCGCATCGAATATGAGTTCCAGGGCTTTGACCTGGAAACCGGCGAAGTGAAAACTCCCGACTTCCCTGGAATGCCGGAAATCCCAGGGTCAGATTTCACCTTTGCCTACAATGGCAACACCCCGCCAGAGGGCGTCAACGCGGTCCTGTTCCAGAACCAGACGCCTGAAAATCCGGTTGAAATCGCCTTTCTGGACGAAATTGCGCTCGGCAGCCTTACCCAGGCCGACGTCGACGGCGCCGTTTACACAACGCAACTTGTCGACCTGCCATTCGAGGCCGATGACACCATCCTTCTGAGAACCGCAGATGGCAACGTCTTCGCGATTGGCAATACCGCTGAGTTTGATCAGCCCGGCGATGACTTTACGGTATCGTTCGAATACGCGCAGGTCAGCGGCACGACAGGCGGCACCCCGCTGTTTACCGTCGATGACTACAGCAACGGGCGTGTTGTTTTCGAACAGCAGGGGTTCGATCTGGAAACCGGAACGGTGAAAGAGGCAGACTATCCCTTGCAGCTGAACATTCCGGGGACCGATTTTTCCTTCTTTTACAACGGCAACCAGCCGCCAGAAGGATTCAACGCAACCCTGTTCCAGAACCAGTCCGCGGAAAACCCGGTCCAGATTGCGTTCATCGACGAAGTCGATCTGGACACCCTCACCCAGGCAGATGTCGATAGCGCCGTCTTCACCACCGACCTTGTCGATATGCTGCTCGAGGATGACGACACAATCCTCGTGAAAACCGGCGACGGCAATGTCTTTGCCATCGGCAATACGGTGGAACACGACCTGCCGGGAGAAGACAATTCCGTTTCCTTCGACTACGTGCAGGTTGAAGGCATCACCCCACCCCCGCCGGATGGTGTTCTTTCGGCCGAAGATCTCAGCACCGGCGAAGTAGAGTTCATGTTCGAGGGCTTCGATCTGGAAACCGGCACGGCCCAGTTCGGCACCTTTCCGTTCGACTTCGACTTTCTGGACGCCGACTTCATGTTCGACTACGACCAGACGACGCCCTCCGATGGCACCAATGCCATTTTCGTTCAAAACGGCTCACCGCTCAACGAGGCCCAGATCGCCTTCTTTGACGAGACCTCGCTCCTGAACCTGACCCAGGCTCAGATCGACTCGGCCGTTTTCTCCAGCGAGCAGCTGCAGCAGCCGTTTGAATCCGACGACACTGTTCTGATCAAGACCTGGGACGGCAATGTCTACGCTCTCGGCAACGCGGTGGAACGCGACCAGCCAGGCGGCGACTACAAGGTCTCCTTCGACTATGCCCTGATTGAAAGCGATCCCAGTGATCCCCTGTTTTCGCCCGAGGATTTCAGCAATGGCCGTATCCAGTTCGAGTCACAGGGGTTCGACCTGGAAACCGGCGAAGTGAAAGATGCGCAGTTCCCCGGTGATCTCAACATCCCGGACTCGGATTTCAACTTTGTCTACAATGGCAACCCGCCGAGAGAGAATACGAATGCGGTCCTCTTCCAGAACCAGTCTCCGGACAATCCGGTCGAGATCGCCTTTCTCGACGGGGTCGATCTGGACGAGCTCACCCAGCGGGATGTCGACACTGCGTTTTTTACCACCTCGCTGGTCAGCAATCTGTTCGAGGCAGATGACACCGTCCTCTTGAGGACCGGCGATGGCAACGTCTTTGCCGTCGGCAACTCGGTCGAACATGACTTGCCGGGTGAAGACTTCTCCGTGTCATTCGACTACGCCAACCTCACCGACCTGTTCTAG
- a CDS encoding LysE family translocator, with protein MIETTTLLTFVAMVLGFVFIPGPATLLTIARATGSGTKVGIATGAGIAVGDIVHTFMAVVGLSAIIATSALLFSLIKYAGAAYLIYLGIRALLARAPGVPGQAALPVSAGKAFRQAILAEVLNPKTALFFLAFLPQFVQLENGPADLQLAILGTVFVLFGLLSTVVFALGAGQLGDLLRRNAAVLKWQGKVIGTLYCALGLRLALQER; from the coding sequence ATGATCGAGACCACCACCCTTCTGACCTTTGTTGCCATGGTGCTCGGTTTTGTCTTCATCCCCGGCCCGGCAACACTTTTGACCATTGCCCGGGCGACAGGGTCCGGCACGAAGGTCGGCATCGCAACAGGTGCTGGCATTGCCGTTGGCGATATCGTCCATACGTTCATGGCCGTTGTTGGGCTGTCTGCGATCATCGCAACGTCAGCCCTTCTGTTCAGCCTGATCAAATATGCCGGCGCGGCTTATCTGATCTATCTCGGCATTCGCGCGCTCCTCGCAAGGGCGCCCGGCGTTCCCGGTCAGGCTGCCCTGCCGGTCTCCGCCGGTAAGGCCTTTCGCCAGGCGATCCTGGCCGAAGTGCTAAACCCCAAGACCGCCCTGTTTTTCCTGGCCTTCCTGCCGCAATTCGTGCAGCTGGAAAACGGCCCGGCGGACCTGCAGCTGGCGATACTCGGCACGGTTTTCGTGCTGTTTGGCCTTCTCAGCACCGTGGTCTTCGCGCTCGGGGCAGGTCAGCTCGGCGACCTTCTCCGCCGCAATGCCGCTGTCCTGAAATGGCAGGGCAAGGTCATTGGAACGCTCTATTGCGCACTTGGCCTGCGCCTTGCGCTTCAGGAACGCTGA
- a CDS encoding helix-turn-helix transcriptional regulator, whose product MNLPVFNKDMDAKDLDLLMEQARKASDLLKALSHEVRLVILCLLSEGEKSVSELEEILTMPQAAVSQQLARLRLEGLVQSRREGRMIYYRLMDDEVSSIIASLYELFCKDVRSPDA is encoded by the coding sequence ATGAACCTGCCGGTCTTCAACAAGGACATGGATGCAAAGGATCTCGACCTGCTGATGGAGCAGGCGCGCAAGGCCAGCGACCTGCTCAAGGCCCTGTCCCATGAAGTGCGCCTTGTTATCCTTTGCCTGTTGTCGGAAGGCGAGAAGTCGGTCTCCGAACTGGAAGAGATCCTGACCATGCCGCAGGCCGCCGTTTCACAGCAGCTGGCGCGGTTGCGGCTGGAGGGGCTGGTTCAGTCCCGGCGCGAAGGGCGCATGATCTATTACCGTCTGATGGACGACGAAGTCAGTTCGATCATCGCCAGCCTCTATGAACTGTTCTGCAAGGATGTCCGGTCGCCGGATGCTTGA
- the soxY gene encoding thiosulfate oxidation carrier protein SoxY: MNITRRQVFGLTAGAAAALAFKPTFSIAATDETEAAIKAFTGGATPAEGTVSLDTPEIAENGNTVPVGVSVDSPMTADSYVESVMILADGNPNPAVATFHFTAMSGAAEAKTRIRLAKTQNVIAVAKMNDGSTFIDRKEVKVTIGGCGG, translated from the coding sequence ATGAATATCACGCGACGCCAAGTGTTCGGACTGACGGCAGGTGCTGCCGCCGCCCTGGCATTCAAACCAACTTTCTCCATTGCTGCGACGGATGAAACCGAAGCCGCAATCAAGGCATTTACCGGCGGGGCGACACCAGCTGAAGGAACGGTTTCCCTTGATACCCCGGAAATCGCTGAAAACGGCAACACTGTCCCTGTGGGCGTTTCTGTCGACAGCCCGATGACCGCCGACAGCTATGTTGAATCCGTCATGATCCTGGCGGACGGCAACCCGAATCCGGCTGTAGCCACCTTCCATTTCACCGCCATGAGCGGTGCGGCCGAAGCCAAGACCCGTATTCGCCTGGCCAAGACACAGAACGTGATTGCTGTCGCGAAAATGAACGATGGCTCCACCTTCATCGACCGCAAGGAAGTCAAGGTCACCATTGGCGGCTGCGGCGGCTAA
- a CDS encoding YeeE/YedE family protein: MVVFEPVVLLPLLGVLAGCVLGFVARATHFCTLSALERHWYAGDSSGLRTWVLAAVSALIGTQILVALGLADTHASFYLESAFPWTGAIIGGFMFGIGMALVGTCGFGAVLRLGGGSLRALVVLTVIGLSALAAQRGIVGILRVPLVDDLAVSFAGSGSQSMGDIASGLFGLDLVGVVAGLIAIAGLAWIFRSADYRSQFTRIGAGILIGTVITFGWWATTFVAAHSFEPVQIEAGSFVVPVGDTIMQLITYTGTWPDYGVGLIAGTLMGAVAAALWNRDIRWEACDDARELGRHILGGTLMGIGGVFSMGCTVGQGITGFSTLAISAPIVMLSMALGARVGLAWLLEGSVLAAFRRSDGVAAE; the protein is encoded by the coding sequence ATGGTTGTTTTCGAGCCGGTGGTGCTGCTGCCGCTTCTGGGTGTCCTGGCTGGCTGTGTGCTGGGCTTTGTCGCCCGGGCGACGCATTTCTGCACCCTGTCCGCCCTTGAGCGCCACTGGTACGCCGGCGACAGCAGCGGTCTGAGAACGTGGGTCCTGGCAGCGGTCTCCGCCCTGATCGGCACGCAGATCCTCGTGGCCCTTGGCCTTGCGGACACCCATGCCTCTTTCTATCTCGAGTCGGCCTTTCCGTGGACCGGGGCCATCATCGGCGGCTTCATGTTCGGCATCGGCATGGCCCTGGTCGGCACCTGCGGGTTCGGCGCCGTGTTGCGCCTGGGTGGCGGCAGTCTGAGGGCGCTGGTGGTTCTGACCGTGATCGGCCTGTCTGCCCTGGCTGCACAGCGCGGTATTGTCGGTATCCTGCGCGTGCCGCTGGTTGATGACCTTGCCGTTTCCTTTGCCGGAAGCGGCAGCCAGTCCATGGGGGACATTGCGTCCGGCCTGTTCGGCCTGGATCTGGTTGGCGTGGTTGCGGGGCTGATCGCGATCGCCGGTCTTGCCTGGATCTTCCGCTCGGCCGACTACCGGTCCCAGTTCACCCGGATCGGGGCGGGTATCCTGATTGGCACCGTCATCACCTTCGGCTGGTGGGCGACGACGTTTGTGGCAGCGCATTCCTTCGAACCGGTGCAGATCGAAGCCGGGTCCTTCGTGGTGCCCGTCGGCGACACGATCATGCAGCTCATCACCTATACAGGCACCTGGCCCGACTATGGTGTCGGGCTGATCGCCGGTACGCTCATGGGTGCCGTTGCGGCGGCGCTGTGGAACCGGGATATCCGCTGGGAAGCCTGCGATGATGCACGGGAACTCGGCCGGCATATTCTGGGCGGCACGCTGATGGGAATTGGCGGTGTCTTTTCCATGGGCTGTACGGTCGGGCAGGGGATCACGGGCTTTTCCACCCTCGCCATTTCAGCACCCATCGTCATGCTGTCCATGGCGCTTGGCGCACGTGTCGGGCTGGCCTGGCTGCTGGAAGGCTCGGTTCTGGCAGCCTTCCGCCGCAGCGATGGTGTTGCGGCGGAATAG
- a CDS encoding transcriptional regulator has protein sequence MSFKSPVFQAVIVMLSLVWMLPAMAAELIMVEQPGCVWCERWDEEIGGAYPKTEEGRVAPLRRVDITDGWPEDLAGVARERLTPTFILVSDGVEIDRLRGYPGEHFFWPLLSAMLEKLPEKIN, from the coding sequence ATGTCTTTCAAAAGCCCTGTTTTTCAGGCGGTTATCGTAATGCTCAGCCTGGTGTGGATGTTGCCGGCAATGGCGGCGGAACTCATCATGGTGGAGCAGCCGGGGTGTGTCTGGTGCGAACGTTGGGACGAGGAAATCGGGGGTGCCTATCCAAAGACCGAGGAGGGCAGGGTAGCGCCGCTGCGCCGGGTCGATATCACGGACGGCTGGCCTGAAGACCTGGCAGGTGTTGCCCGTGAAAGGCTGACGCCAACCTTCATTCTGGTCTCGGACGGCGTGGAGATCGATCGTCTCCGGGGCTACCCGGGTGAGCATTTTTTCTGGCCGCTGCTGTCGGCAATGCTTGAAAAGCTGCCGGAAAAAATCAATTGA
- a CDS encoding MBL fold metallo-hydrolase, protein MARSKRNCLSRRTILAGGLAAAGASLTSLPRAFAEASLTLGDHDITVFSDGNLTLPMNFVLPDKSEAEIAALMEPHGLATDTLTPDCNITLLKSGERLVLFDVGAGPNFQASAGELPGKLEDAGIDAAEITDVVLTHAHPDHLWGILDDFDDPLYPEASIWVPEAEWDYWRADDTLAKTPEARKSFVVGAQSRFEAIEDQVSMVRPGQEVLPGVEAVDTSGHTPGHMSYVLHGGGDSVMVLGDAITNAVISFEKPGWVSGSDQNPDKGISTRKALLDRLSRDQTRLIGFHFPHPGSGRVERSGEAYRYVAG, encoded by the coding sequence ATGGCCCGATCCAAGCGCAATTGCCTGTCGAGAAGAACAATCCTTGCAGGCGGGCTCGCTGCGGCGGGCGCCAGTCTGACCAGTTTGCCAAGGGCATTCGCGGAAGCCAGCCTCACACTCGGCGATCATGACATAACGGTCTTTTCCGACGGCAACCTGACCTTGCCAATGAATTTTGTCCTGCCCGACAAAAGCGAAGCGGAGATCGCGGCCCTGATGGAGCCGCATGGTCTGGCCACAGATACGCTGACCCCGGACTGCAACATCACACTCTTGAAATCTGGCGAGCGGCTGGTTCTGTTTGATGTCGGCGCAGGACCCAATTTTCAGGCAAGCGCAGGCGAGTTGCCCGGCAAGCTGGAAGACGCCGGCATCGATGCCGCAGAGATCACCGATGTGGTGCTGACCCATGCCCATCCGGACCATCTCTGGGGCATCCTGGATGACTTCGACGATCCGCTTTACCCCGAAGCCAGCATCTGGGTGCCGGAAGCCGAATGGGACTACTGGCGCGCGGATGACACGCTTGCCAAGACCCCCGAAGCCCGCAAGAGCTTCGTGGTCGGAGCCCAGTCAAGATTCGAGGCCATCGAGGACCAGGTCTCCATGGTCCGGCCCGGCCAGGAGGTCCTGCCCGGCGTTGAAGCGGTCGACACGTCCGGGCACACGCCGGGCCACATGTCCTATGTGCTTCACGGCGGCGGCGACAGTGTCATGGTGCTCGGAGATGCGATCACAAATGCCGTCATCTCGTTCGAGAAACCGGGCTGGGTGTCCGGTTCGGATCAGAATCCGGACAAGGGCATTTCAACACGCAAGGCGTTGCTGGATCGGCTTTCCCGGGATCAGACACGCCTGATCGGTTTTCATTTTCCGCATCCGGGCAGCGGACGGGTGGAACGATCCGGTGAAGCCTACAGATATGTCGCCGGCTAA
- a CDS encoding YeeE/YedE family protein, whose product MDLTYLLDRISEPLLLAAGGLVVGVLFGAFAQQSRFCLRAASLEFSRGAPKDRLPVWLLAFSAALIGTQVLMILGEVQASEARQLASPQSLSGALFGGVMFGTGMVLARGCASRLLVLSATGNLRALLSGLVFAVVAQASLRGVLAPVREGLAGLWTTGDIGGNDLTAHLGLTPAITISFAALWLVAGLVFAWRARVRIWQLLAAAGAGLAIPFAWWFTSAMARQAFDPVQVEGVTFTGPSADTLMLVLSPPGNVLDFDIGLVPGVFLGSFLAALLTKELALQGFEGGRSMARYLTGATLMGFGGMLAGGCAVGAGITGASIFAVTAWITLTAIWLSAAVTDRLLTRNGKSRAAAADEASQPA is encoded by the coding sequence ATGGATCTGACCTATCTGCTGGACCGCATATCCGAACCCTTGCTGCTGGCAGCCGGTGGGCTTGTTGTCGGGGTTCTTTTTGGTGCCTTCGCACAACAGAGCCGGTTCTGTCTGCGCGCGGCGAGCCTGGAGTTTTCCAGAGGGGCGCCGAAGGACCGGTTGCCGGTCTGGTTGCTGGCCTTTTCGGCGGCCCTGATCGGGACGCAGGTCTTGATGATTCTGGGCGAGGTTCAGGCGAGCGAGGCCCGCCAGCTGGCGTCACCGCAAAGCCTTTCAGGCGCCTTGTTCGGCGGCGTGATGTTCGGGACCGGCATGGTTCTGGCGCGGGGCTGCGCCAGCCGGCTCCTGGTTCTGTCGGCAACGGGCAACCTCAGGGCACTGCTGTCAGGACTGGTCTTTGCGGTCGTTGCCCAGGCGAGCCTACGCGGCGTGCTGGCGCCTGTTCGCGAAGGTCTCGCCGGCCTCTGGACAACGGGCGACATTGGCGGCAATGACCTGACTGCACATCTCGGCCTGACACCGGCCATCACCATTTCATTTGCTGCTCTATGGCTGGTGGCAGGTCTGGTATTTGCCTGGCGCGCAAGGGTTCGGATCTGGCAACTCCTTGCGGCTGCGGGAGCCGGTCTGGCGATCCCGTTCGCCTGGTGGTTTACGTCCGCCATGGCCCGGCAGGCTTTTGACCCCGTTCAGGTGGAGGGCGTTACCTTTACCGGACCGTCGGCCGATACGTTGATGCTGGTTCTGTCCCCGCCTGGCAATGTGCTCGATTTCGACATCGGCCTGGTACCGGGTGTGTTTCTGGGCTCGTTTCTGGCAGCGCTCCTGACGAAGGAACTGGCCCTGCAGGGCTTTGAAGGCGGCCGCTCCATGGCACGGTATCTGACCGGCGCGACGCTGATGGGCTTTGGCGGCATGCTGGCCGGTGGCTGCGCCGTCGGAGCCGGCATTACCGGTGCGTCGATCTTTGCGGTGACGGCCTGGATAACGCTGACGGCGATCTGGCTGTCAGCCGCTGTCACCGATCGGCTTCTGACCAGAAACGGCAAGTCGCGTGCGGCGGCGGCAGACGAGGCCAGCCAGCCAGCGTGA
- the soxX gene encoding sulfur oxidation c-type cytochrome SoxX — MIKGATLKVLPAALAGLALMAASVATAGTVAPDSVPIEDMELKQSLTGSPGDAVAGREAFADRKKGNCLACHVNADLNDQLFHGEVGPPLDGVADRWEEAQLRAIIVNSKDVFGEQTIMPGFYTMKVGINVAEKHAGTTILSAQEVEDIVAYLLTLKEN; from the coding sequence ATGATCAAGGGCGCGACACTTAAAGTCTTGCCGGCCGCTCTGGCCGGTCTGGCTCTCATGGCCGCATCGGTGGCGACAGCCGGGACGGTGGCACCGGACAGCGTGCCAATCGAAGACATGGAGCTGAAACAGTCGCTGACCGGTTCGCCGGGCGATGCCGTTGCAGGGCGTGAAGCATTTGCGGACAGGAAGAAGGGCAATTGTCTGGCGTGTCATGTCAATGCAGACCTGAACGACCAGCTGTTTCACGGGGAAGTTGGCCCGCCGCTGGACGGGGTCGCCGACCGTTGGGAAGAAGCCCAACTGCGCGCCATCATCGTCAACTCCAAGGACGTCTTCGGCGAACAGACCATCATGCCCGGGTTCTACACAATGAAAGTGGGCATCAATGTTGCCGAGAAGCATGCCGGCACGACCATCTTGAGTGCACAGGAAGTGGAAGACATCGTCGCCTACCTGCTAACGCTCAAAGAAAACTGA
- a CDS encoding thioredoxin family protein produces MRSLTVLITAFFLALGAHVTSLAATVGEDGLHKQDWFTITFKDMAEDIQTAADEGKRLVIVFEQRGCIYCRQMHEKILSDPEVADYIKDHFMVVQYNMFGDEEVIDLDGEELTEKTAARKWGYVFTPTLVFLPEDVPADTTAAKAAVATMPGSFGKWTFLNMFRWVQEKGYEGDEHFQKYHARIINELREQGRLAED; encoded by the coding sequence ATGCGCAGTCTGACAGTTCTGATCACTGCCTTTTTTCTTGCACTTGGCGCTCACGTGACGAGCCTGGCCGCCACCGTGGGCGAGGACGGTCTTCACAAGCAGGACTGGTTCACAATCACCTTCAAGGACATGGCGGAGGATATCCAGACAGCTGCCGATGAGGGCAAACGACTGGTCATCGTGTTTGAACAGCGCGGCTGCATCTATTGCCGCCAGATGCACGAAAAGATCCTCTCCGACCCGGAAGTCGCCGACTACATCAAGGACCATTTCATGGTCGTGCAGTACAACATGTTCGGCGACGAGGAAGTCATTGACCTGGACGGCGAGGAGCTGACAGAGAAGACTGCGGCCCGCAAGTGGGGATATGTTTTCACACCGACCCTCGTCTTCCTGCCTGAGGACGTCCCGGCGGATACGACCGCCGCGAAAGCCGCCGTTGCCACCATGCCCGGGTCCTTCGGCAAGTGGACTTTTTTGAACATGTTCCGCTGGGTTCAGGAAAAGGGCTACGAGGGCGATGAGCATTTTCAGAAATATCATGCCCGCATAATCAACGAGTTACGGGAACAGGGCCGCCTTGCCGAAGACTGA
- the soxZ gene encoding thiosulfate oxidation carrier complex protein SoxZ has translation MASPKPRVKVPKKAAQGEVITIKTLISHPMESGQRKDKKTGELIPRQIINKFTCEFNGQVVFSCDMDPAVSANPYMEFSAKVNEPGTFKFTWVDDDGSVYETEKKIAVE, from the coding sequence ATGGCATCTCCAAAACCCCGCGTGAAAGTGCCGAAAAAGGCCGCACAGGGCGAAGTCATCACGATCAAGACCCTGATCAGTCACCCGATGGAATCCGGTCAGCGCAAGGACAAGAAGACCGGCGAACTGATCCCACGTCAGATCATCAACAAGTTCACCTGTGAGTTCAATGGCCAGGTCGTTTTCAGCTGCGACATGGATCCCGCTGTCTCGGCCAATCCGTACATGGAATTCAGCGCCAAGGTGAATGAGCCAGGTACTTTCAAGTTCACCTGGGTGGACGATGACGGCAGCGTCTACGAGACCGAGAAAAAAATCGCTGTTGAATAG